A portion of the Gossypium arboreum isolate Shixiya-1 chromosome 8, ASM2569848v2, whole genome shotgun sequence genome contains these proteins:
- the LOC108468595 gene encoding receptor-like protein 1 has protein sequence MQEKVDYTTKRASYTYKGNILEYMSGIDLSCNRLTGEIPTEIGNLSEIQSLNLSHNNLTRHIPSMFSKLKQIESLDLSYNNLIGRIPTQLTELYTLEVFNVSYNNLSGSIPSLKAQFGTFDESSYVGNPFLCGPLLYKNCSDLDSPPIAAPNTSNNKEESGLMDKYVFWVTFFVSYVIVLLVIVLILYINPYWRQAWFSFIEHCIKTCQYFIEDNLL, from the coding sequence ATGCAAGAAAAGGTGGACTATACAACAAAAAGAGCATCTTACACATACAAGGGAAACATTCTTGAGTACATGTCTGGAATTGATTTATCATGTAATAGATTAACAGGTGAAATCCCCACAGAGATTGGAAATTTGAGTGAAATTCAATCACTAAACTTGTCACACAATAATTTGACTAGACATATACCGTCAATGTTCTCAAAGCTCAAGCAAATTGAGAGTCTGGACCTTTCTTACAACAACCTAATTGGAAGAATCCCTACTCAATTGACGGAGTTGTACACCTTAGAAGTCTTCAATGTGTCATACAACAACTTGTCAGGGAGTATTCCGTCTCTGAAAGCTCAATTTGGAACCTTCGATGAAAGCAGTTATGTAGGGAATCCTTTTCTCTGCGGGCCTCTCCTATATAAAAATTGTAGTGACCTTGATTCACCCCCGATAGCAGCACCAAATACCTCAAACAACAAAGAAGAAAGTGGTTTGATGGACAAGTATGTTTTTTGGGTGACCTTTTTTGTTTCTTATGTAATTGTGCTACTGGTTATTGTTCTCATCCTCTATATAAATCCTTATTGGCGTCAAGCATGGTTTTCTTTTATTGAACACTGCATCAAGACCTGCCAGTATTTTATTGAGGACAATCTTCTGTGA
- the LOC108468597 gene encoding uncharacterized protein LOC108468597, whose protein sequence is MLFVNTLKAPFINHMLGGATKSFSDIVMSGEMIENAIRCGKIKIGENTKKSAPRRKENEVNNAGVYNKSYSKPVTVSQPKTMTTSHQGSVRQDSNPRPNTKRVQFTLILMSYRELYQSLFDAHVVSPYYLKPLQPPFPKWYDANAQCENHAGISGHTIENCTAFEKVVERLIGMGVVKFDEPTRPNVVGNPLPSHSDKGVNAIIEKGKRRTKMNVSEVKIPLKWVWKRMVERGLVAQDSKERPREARGYCEFHANEGHDIQKCNNFRSIVQKLMDNKEMEFYEEIEGSEEGEVHASEEGTTEGVQRVNHPVGSLELRLQLTIPGEENPASASRKNQDVGFYTRSGRRYDPAGTEIETVKGKTPIVEQRKEKMVRLELPINEPVTEKEAREFLKFLKHSEYSMVEQLHKQSARISVLALFLSLETHRSALMKVLNKTYVADDISINKLDRLVNNISTDNFIFFNDNEIPPGGIGSTKALHITTRCKGYTLLGVLIDNGSALNVLPLSMLNRLPVDSSHMKTCQNVVREFDGTKRKALDSSTGVVPSSLHQKLKFITEGRLVTVNAEEDIIASVTSDAPYVETNDEAIECSFRSLEFVNTTFIVEGNKLGKELGRNLQGRIEAPILTDKRDHFGLGYKPNTRSPDIKYMSSTATDSKSPFEQDMCTEDSQDFEDDRNCNLSPDL, encoded by the exons ATGCTCTTTGTCAACACTCTAAAAGCTCCATTTATCAACCACATGTTGGGAGGCGCTACTAAGagcttctcagacatagtaatgtcaGGAGAGATGATAGAGAACGCGATAAGATGCGGGAAGATCAAAATAGGGGAAAATACCAAGAAATCAGCtccgagaaggaaagaaaatgaagTAAACAACGCAGGCGTATACAATAAAAGTTATTCCAAGCCAGTCACTGTGAGCCAACCAAAAACAATGACTACCAGCCATCAGGGCTCTGTAAGACAAGATTCAAACCCGAGGCCTAACACAAAAAGAGTCCAGTTTACGCTTATCCTAATGTCATACAGGGAGTTGTATCAGAGTTTATTCGATGCCCATGTAGTGTCACCTTACTACTTGAAACCCCTGCAACCTCCTTTCCCTAAGTGGTATGACGCAAACGCTCAATGCGAAAACCATGCAGGAATCTCGGGACACACAATTGAGAACTGCACTGCCTTCGAAAAAGTAGTCGAAAGGCTCATAGGCATGGGCGTTGTGAAGTTCGATGAGCCCACAAGACCTAATGTAGTAGGAAATCCACTACCTAGTCATTCAGACAAAGGGGTAAATGCGATAATTGAAAAGGGAAAAAGGAGAACCAAGATGAATGTATCAGAGGTAAAAATCCCGTTGAAATGGGTTTGGAAGAGGATGGTGGAAAGAGGTTTAGTCGCACAAGATTCAAAGGAAAGGCCCAGAGAAGCAAGAGGATACTGCGAGTTTCATGCCAATGAAGGCCATGACATCCAAAAGTGCAATAATTTCAGGTCTATAGTGCAAAAgttgatggacaataaggagatggAATTTTACGAAGAAATCGAGGGATCAGAAGAAGGAGAGGTTCACGCCTCAGAGGAAGGAACAACAGAAGGGGTCCAAAGAGTTAATCATCCTGTG GGTTCTCTGGAATTACGACTACAACTGACGATCCCGGGTGAGGAGAACCCGGCCAGCGCTTCAAGGAAGAACCAAGATGTAGGTTTCTATACACGCAGTGGAAGACGTTATGATCCTGCGGGTACAGAAATTGAAACTGTTAAAGGAAAGACCCCAATAGTCGagcaaagaaaggaaaagatggTTAGGCTCGAATTGCCAATCAATGAACCAGTAACCGAGAAGGAAGCTAGAGAATTCCTAAAATTCTTAAAACATAGTGAGTACAGCATGGTTGAACAGTTACACAAGCAATCGGCTCGCATCTCGGTGCTAGCTTTGTTCTTGAGTTTGGAGACACATCGAAGCGCATTAATGAAGGTACTAAACAAAACTTACGTCGCGGATGATATCTCTATCAACAAGCTGGACCGTCTCGTCAATAATATAAGCActgataattttatatttttcaatgaCAATGAAATACCGCCTGGGGGAATAGGATCAACAAAAGCGCTACACATTACCACCCGCTGTAAAGGATATACACTACTGGGAGTGttgattgacaatgggtctgcactaaatgtcctacccctatctaTGCTGAATAGGCTGccagtggatagttcccatatgaagacatgccaaaatgTAGTGAGGGAATTTGATGGTACTAAAAGGAAG GCCCTGGATTCATCAACAGGGGTAGTACCGTCATCACTACATCAAAAGCTCAAATTTATAACGGAAGGGCGATTGGTGACCGTAAATGCAGAAGAGGATATCATTGCGTCCGTTACTAGCGACGCACCTTATGTGGAGACAAATGATGAAGCAATAGAATGCTCTTTCCGATCATTAGAATTTGTGAACACAACCTTTATTGTCGAAGGGAACAAG TTGGGAAAGGAGCTTGGAAGAAATCTACAAGGAAGGATCGAGGCACCCATACTCACGGACAAACGAGACCATTTCGGTTTAGGGTACAAGCCAAATACAAG gtctccagatatcaaatATATGAGTAGCACTGCTACTGACTCaaagtctccttttgagcaagatatgtgcACGGAagattctcaggattttgaagatgaccgaAACTGTAACCTATCTCCGGATTTAtga
- the LOC108468594 gene encoding receptor-like protein 9b — protein MLAQSDSLRFLRLSNNHLSGKITPTIFRSSSLELLYLDGNNFDGNIPSIGISTIPWYSLKDMDLSNNNLSGELPRWIWNVSNLNALAVSNNQLKGLIPMELCYLDSLNILDLSKHNFSGPIPSCFDAQSIKHLHLSKNRLSGTLKNAFFNSSSLVTLDLSENQLTGEIPYRIGALSALSVLLLKANYFIGEIPIEICKLYSLSIIDLSQNKLFGSIPSCLSHLTLKPNDKKSSTKTYGDGLPVIVKGANYFGLTEFEWSTLRGVESFYVDLVIEN, from the coding sequence ATGTTAGCTCAAAGTGACTCGTTGAGGTTTCTTAGGCTATCAAATAATCATCTAAGTGGGAAGATAACCCCAACTATCTTTCGCTCATCTTCATTAGAATTGTTATATTTAGATGGCAATAACTTTGATGGAAATATACCTAGCATTGGTATCTCAACTATCCCTTGGTACTCTCTTAAAGATATGGATTTAAGTAACAACAATTTGTCTGGAGAACTCCCAAGATGGATATGGAATGTGTCAAATTTAAATGCATTAGCAGTATCCAACAATCAGCTCAAGGGTCTTATTCCGATGGAATTGTGCTATTTGGATTCTCTTAATATTTTGGACCTCTCAAAACACAATTTTTCTGGCCCAATACCATCTTGCTTCgatgcacaatctattaaacatCTCCATTTGAGCAAAAATAGATTAAGTGGAACCTTGAAAAATGCATTCTTTAATAGCTCTTCCTTGGTGACTTTAGATCTAAGTGAAAACCAGTTGACTGGGGAAATTCCATACAGGATTGGAGCTCTTTCGGCTTTAAGTGTCCTCCTTCTAAAAGCCAATTATTTTATCGGAGAAATTCCCATTGAGATATGTAAATTGTATTCGTTAAGCATCATTGATCTTTCTCAAAACAAGCTTTTTGGTTCGATACCTTCTTGTTTGAGTCATTTAACTCTTAAGCCGAATGATAAAAAGTCTTCAACAAAGACCTATGGTGATGGACTTCCAGTAATCGTGAAAGGAGCTAATTACTTTGGATTGACTGAATTTGAGTGGTCCACTTTAAGAGGAGTTGAGTCATTCTATGTAGATCTCGTTATTGAGAATTAA